In Chromatiales bacterium, a single window of DNA contains:
- the dsrB gene encoding dissimilatory-type sulfite reductase subunit beta: MAKEQHRMPIESGCPDGFQYMHPTMQKNFGQWLYHEHPKCGVLKHVAKSGDTIWTVRAGTQRILDLYTLRHLCDIGDKYADGHVHFTIRSNIEFMVTDEARVEPLIEALESSGFVVGGTQNSVTMISHTQGWLHCDIPGTDASGVVKSMMDELYEDFKHARFPNRVHITTSCCQINCGGQGDIAINVQHTKPPKINHDLVANVCERPSVVARCPVAAIRPAMVNGKPSLEVDEKKCICCGACYPPCPPMQINDPENTKLAIWVGGNHSNARSKPSFQKLVAAGVPNNPPRWPEATAIVKRILKAYREDARDWERINDWIDRIGWPRFFELTELPFTKYHIDNWRGARKSLNSSAYIRF, translated from the coding sequence ATGGCGAAAGAGCAGCATCGCATGCCGATCGAGTCCGGCTGTCCGGACGGCTTTCAGTACATGCATCCGACCATGCAGAAGAACTTCGGCCAGTGGCTCTACCACGAGCACCCGAAGTGCGGTGTGCTGAAGCACGTTGCCAAGTCCGGCGACACGATCTGGACGGTGCGCGCGGGCACGCAGCGCATCCTTGACCTCTACACGCTGCGCCACCTGTGCGACATTGGCGACAAGTACGCGGATGGCCATGTGCACTTCACCATCCGCAGCAACATCGAGTTCATGGTGACCGACGAGGCTCGTGTCGAGCCATTGATCGAGGCGCTGGAGTCATCTGGCTTCGTCGTCGGCGGTACGCAGAACTCCGTGACCATGATTTCGCATACCCAGGGCTGGTTGCATTGCGACATCCCGGGCACCGATGCCTCCGGCGTCGTGAAGTCCATGATGGACGAGCTCTATGAGGACTTTAAGCACGCCCGGTTCCCGAACCGCGTGCACATCACGACTTCCTGCTGCCAGATCAACTGCGGTGGTCAGGGTGACATCGCGATCAACGTGCAGCACACCAAGCCGCCGAAGATCAATCACGACCTCGTCGCGAACGTCTGCGAGCGTCCGTCGGTCGTCGCGCGTTGCCCGGTCGCGGCGATTCGCCCGGCCATGGTCAACGGCAAGCCGTCGCTGGAAGTCGACGAAAAGAAATGCATCTGCTGTGGCGCGTGCTACCCGCCGTGCCCGCCGATGCAGATCAACGACCCTGAGAACACGAAGCTTGCGATCTGGGTCGGTGGCAATCACTCGAACGCCCGCTCGAAGCCGTCGTTCCAGAAGCTGGTCGCCGCCGGCGTGCCGAACAATCCGCCGCGCTGGCCGGAGGCCACCGCGATCGTCAAGCGCATCCTCAAGGCCTATCGTGAAGACGCGCGTGACTGGGAGCGCATCAACGACTGGATCGACCGCATCGGCTGGCCGCGTTTCTTCGAGCTGACCGAGCTGCCGTTCACGAAGTACCACATCGACAACTGGCGTGGTGCGCGCAAGAGCCTCAATTCGTCGGCCTACATCCGCTTCTGA
- the tusD gene encoding sulfurtransferase complex subunit TusD produces MKFAIQVNEGPYQHQASDSAYQFTKAALAKGHEVMRVFFYHDGVNNGTRLTTPPQDDRNIVNRWSELATEHGLDMVLCVAAAQRRGIVDADEMKRHGKDAHNIAPGFRISGLGQLIEAGIQADRLMVFGD; encoded by the coding sequence ATGAAGTTCGCAATTCAGGTCAACGAAGGGCCGTATCAGCACCAGGCCTCGGACAGCGCGTACCAGTTCACGAAGGCCGCGCTGGCGAAGGGCCATGAGGTGATGCGCGTGTTCTTCTACCACGACGGCGTGAACAACGGCACGCGTCTGACGACGCCGCCACAGGACGATCGCAACATCGTCAACCGCTGGTCCGAACTCGCCACCGAGCACGGGCTGGACATGGTGCTGTGCGTTGCCGCGGCCCAGCGTCGCGGCATCGTCGATGCCGACGAGATGAAGCGCCACGGCAAGGATGCGCACAACATCGCGCCGGGCTTTCGGATCTCCGGGCTCGGTCAGTTGATCGAGGCTGGCATCCAGGCGGACCGTCTCATGGTCTTTGGCGACTGA
- the tusC gene encoding sulfurtransferase complex subunit TusC, translated as MSDEGGKTKKFLYVNRRAPHGTVYALEALEVVLIGAAFEQDVSMAFVDDGVYQLVARQKTTDIGIKNFSPTYQALGDYDVRKLYVEQESLDERGLSTDQLMQLTYEDEDDDWAEKDSIQVLSRAELAKLMDEHDVLFNF; from the coding sequence ATGTCTGACGAAGGCGGAAAGACCAAAAAGTTCCTGTATGTGAACCGGCGTGCACCGCATGGCACGGTCTACGCCCTGGAGGCGCTCGAGGTCGTGCTGATCGGCGCGGCGTTCGAACAGGATGTTTCCATGGCGTTTGTCGACGACGGTGTCTATCAGCTCGTCGCCCGCCAGAAGACGACCGACATCGGCATCAAGAACTTCTCGCCGACCTATCAGGCGCTCGGCGATTACGACGTACGCAAGCTGTATGTCGAACAGGAGTCGCTGGACGAGCGCGGTCTGAGCACCGATCAGCTCATGCAGCTGACCTACGAAGATGAAGACGACGACTGGGCCGAGAAGGATTCCATCCAGGTCCTGAGCCGCGCGGAACTCGCAAAGCTTATGGACGAACACGACGTTCTGTTCAACTTCTGA